The DNA window ctggagaaggacatgccgctgcttccgggagccacttgaggtaagtgttgctgagagcctgcacccctaagcctctccccacgccccagcctcctgctccagccctgctctctgaacccctcaatcccagcccagaacaccctcctgcaccccaaacctctcatctccagccccaccccagagcccgtacccccagccagagcctgcaccccttcctgcacccctaccccagccctgatccccttccctccctcctaaCCTGtcagttccagcccagagcaccctcctacaccccaaactcctcatccccagccccaccccagagctcgcacccccaagacggagccctccccctcccccccacaccccacttctccaccccagtctggagcccactcctgcaccctgaacccctcctttctggccccaccccaaagcccacacccccaaccagagccctcaccctctcctgcaccccaatcccacttctgtgagcattcatggcctgccatagaatttctattcccaggtgtggcccttaggccaaaaagtttgcccaccctgtaTTATACCAACATAACagcttctctttattaagctaaagaGATTTAGCTCCTGAGTCTCTCACTATAGGGCAGGTTTTCCAGATCTCATATCATTATTGTAGCtctttctgaaccctttccagtttgtCAACCTCCTTGTTCAGGGGTGGACCCTAGAAATGGACCCTAGAAATGTGCAGAGCTGATCCCCTGCTCCTACTCAATATCCCCCTGCTTCTCCATCATAGGGTCACATTTACCCTCCTCGCTGCACCATTGCCCGGACTATATCTGGAGTAACATAGGGATGAATCAAACCCTCTTCTGTCTGATTCTTCTTGAATCTAAGGCCCCTTTGCATCTCTCCAGCAGGGTGAAGGAGTCACAGAGAACTGGAGCTAGCTGAAATTTTTCCGTTGAGAATattgtatttgaaaaaaaaagcatGAATAATATTCGTCAACAAAATGGGTTTTCCCTATCCTTTTCCAGGGTTTTTCTACAAAATCccccattttttttcagtttttctcccCCCCACTTTTTCTGCAGTAATAAAAAGCGGGTGGGGGAAATGAGCCTCGGGAGAAGGAGGAGttgtaacgggggggggggagaaaaacagaaaaaaactgaaattttcataACCACCAATTTTCGATGGAAAAATATCAAAGAACCTGGTAACAAATTTGAAATGTCAGTACTTTTTGTGAACTCGTTTTCCTGCTTTCCAACCAGCTGCAACTTGAACATTTTGTCTCTTACGAACATTCCCACCCTCCtcttagtatttattatttgtattgcagtaatccCAGTCACGGAGCATGGCCATCTGTACAAGCAGAACAAATGCAATGAGACACCCAGAAGATTTAAGAGAAAGGTGTGTCTCTTTATTTCCTGGGTCCAGGGAACAGCACCTGGTGGCTAAATTAACTAATTCTGTTGAAGTCACTCCCTCTAGTGAAATAATACATTCCCAGTTGCCTCAGGGTGATATGTATCTCTGCTCGTTGGGAACGGGCTAAAGGTGGGTGAATGAAGGGACCGATCCAAGAGGCATGGAATATTTTCTGGTGCAGTTTGCAGAAATCCATTCACCCCTAGCTGCGCTGACTCCAGGTAGCAGGCGACTCTGTTGATCCCACTTCTGCCACCAAGCCAATCAGATGAACCAACATGAGGATTTTCAAAGAGTGAATTTCCTAGGGACTCTTGGAAAGCGTGTGATTGGTTTTGGGTAGTCAGGGGCATGGCTGAAGGTCATCTTGGTCAGTACACAGCTGAGCAATGAGACTTCACCCCAAACCTCTTCCCAAGGATGGCGGACAGGGCCAAAACAGAATCTTTTATCGGGGTCAGGGTCAAGTATTGAATCAAAATCTTCAGCTGCCAGCCTAATGTCTTAAGTATGTGCCTGTTCCGCCCCACTTGACCTTACAGcattgggctgggactcaggagatctgggttcaattcccagctctgccactgatgccctgtgtgatcttggagaAGTCATTGCATTTctgtgggcctcagtttccctatctgtaaaatacagGATAACATGAGGATTCCTTCATACTCACTGctttttgtgacattttatgaacttctACTCACTTTCTTACAGCTGGGCTCACAATTAGGATACATGTGTAGGCCTAGTTATTACAACCAACCTCACTCTCCACCCAGAACAGACTCCAGGAGACCTAACTCCAAGCCCCACACTGCTGTGATCCATTAGACCCCCCctcttctcccagagctgggTCTAGAACCCAGAGATCTGgtgccccatccctcaccctaGCGTACTCGATCCATCCTCCCATGCCAAGctctagggatagaacccaggagtccttacTTACAGCCCCCTCTGCTCTACCCACTAAGCCCCACTCCCAGAGCCCAGGATGTAACCTAGGTGCCCTGACTCCTCTGGCACTAACCTAGTAGACGTCACTGCTCTCCTAGTCCCAGGGCTCGGTTACAGacgtaactgtcctgctctgtcCAGCCTGGgggagacctcagctggagtatggtGTTGGGGGACCGGAAGCTGAAGGATGGGACCGAAGGAGCAGACCCACGAGATCCTGCGAGGCCATGACTGTGTTGGAGGGTGGAAAGGTTTCTCCGTGTCCCGGAATGTGGTAACAGGCCTATTTACCTATTTCACCTTGTCTGTCATTATTCGTCTGGCAACAGTGCAGGTCCAGACACGACAATAATTCTGTCTGAGAGAGCAGGTATGGGAGGTCATCTTCTGTTGGCGTCCAATAAAGGATGTGGCCTCCCCCACCTCGTCTGTCTAATAGCCTGTGCCCAGCACGGCTACACCACCACGGTGTACAATAATCCTGTGTGGAATTGTGGAAATAAAGGCAGCATTTGATGAAGCCTAAAGTGGGTAGACTTGTGACTCTGTTCCCGGGCTCACGCTCCCAACAATGTCCAGTTCTGGCCTTCACCCtccaggaaagaggtgggggagAGTCCAGAGGGGAGTAACGAAAATGATCACAGGTGGCGAAAACCTGACTGAGGGGGAACGGTTAAAGGGTGACGTCTCGAGGGCCCTTCTACCcgacatgtctatgattctatgaagaatgATTCGAGGTCTGGAAGACGGAGGCATTCAGTCTGTGTGGTTGACCCAAGAGAAGGTTAAGCGGTGGCTTGATCATGGTCCACAGCTCCCTACGGGGGAGAGGCTCTCTGGTCGTACAGGGGGAGAGCATCTCTGCTAGCTGAGGGCTCCTTCATCTAGCGGACAAAGGCACAATGAGTCCCCAGCGGCTGGAAGGAGAAGCGAGCGGTGGCCACTGGGAGCCCCCCGGGAACCTTCTACTGCTGCAGTGCGAGGGGGGCTCCTCTGTTCACTGACACGAGCAGAGCCCTATGCCTCAGCAGCTGCAAGGCACAGGGTTCAAAGCCTCCCTCCACCATGTCCTGCATGGCGCCCCCCATGGGACGCTCCATTGGGGGGAAGGGTAGAGCCCTGTGCTGGGGCGAGCAAAGTTAAAACTCCGGCTCCCCAGGTGCGTGCGTGCTCTTAACGAGTCAGCACTGGTGTTATCTCCGGCTGGGAAAGATGCCAGCAACCGTCCAGCGCCTGGGCTCGGGAGATGGGGAGGGGTTTTCCATGGATGTGGGACCGGTTGCCTAACGAGAGGCTGGACTTGAATGAGAGCCAGATGCAAGGCGACATTAACTGACTGCCCAGGTGCAGGGCCggacagagagaaaagagaaCGAAGGGGCGGGCTGTCATCCTGTGGAGGTAGGTGTCCCCCCTGCCCCTCAGTTTGGGGGTTGGAGAGACTCTTAGAGCAAGAAGATGCAATAATTAGGGGGTTCaagaggctgggagccaggactccctaGTGTCTATTCCTAGCTCAGGGacaggggagggaccggggggTTGGAGCACAGGACTTGGAGGATGCTGGAGAGATGGGTCCTCATCTCAGCTCAACCCAAGCCCTTGGTGCCCTGTTATTGTGCCCACCAGTCCAATGCAGTGCACGGCCCCTTTGAGGCTCATTTAATCCACCTTTTTAAAGAGCCTGGAGATTTTAAATCCACTTTTTTTAATCCACCTTTTTAAAGAGCCTGGAAAAATAGAGAAAAAGCTAGGGAAAGGGCTGCTGATCTCCTCACTTCCTGTGCACAGCTCCAAATACTTGACTTAATGACCATGGAGTTGTAGAAATGTAGGACCTAGAGAGATCGTCTAGCTCgggtcccctgcactgaggcagaactaagcattacctagcccatccctgacgtgtgtttgtctaacctgctcttaaaaatctccagcgacagagattccacaacctccctaggcaatttatccaAGGcagaaagtttctcctaatgtccaacctaaactgccctttctgcaatttgagcccattgcttcttgtcctagcctcacaggttaaggagaacaatttatcaccttcctctttacAACAACCTTTACATACTCGAagactgttctcatgtcccccctcggtcttctcttctccagactaaacaaacccagtgttttcaatcttccctctttGGTCATGTTTCCTAGCCCTTTCATcctttttgtcgctcttctctggactttctccaatttgtccacatctttcctgaaaggtggcacccagaactggacacagtcctccagctgaggccttatcaatgTGGAGTAgtgcggaagaattacttctcgtgtcttgcttacaacgctcctgctaatgcatcccagaaggatgttctctttttttgcaacagcattggcTCATTTTTGGCTTgtggtccactctgacccccagatccctttccgcagcactccttcctcggcagtcatttcccgttttcccaagtggagtactttgcatttgtcctcattgaatttcagaccatttctccagtttgtccagttcattctgaattttaatcccgtcctccaaagcagttgcaacccctcccagcttggtatcatccgcaaactttacaCGTGTGCTCGCTGTGCCAttgatcattgatgaagatattgaacagaaccagaaccagaaccgatccctgcgggactccactcaatatgcccttccagcttgactgtgaaccactgattatctatctatctatctatccccagacaccccctctatttatctatctatctatctatctccatacacccactctatctatctatctatcctacACTTGAGCGGGTCTGGCTatctccagcagagggcaatgttGCACAAGCAGATAATCCCCAGGAAGGCCAAGACATGGGCCCTTGGCTGAGGTCTCTGGGGCTGGTGGGACCCTAAAGGCGGCATCTGCCTTTGCTTTGCAGGTGGAAGGAAGCCGGCCGAGATGGCTGGGAAAGATTCTGAGCTGGAGAAAGGCCTCCATGCCATCGTGGACACCTTCTACAAATACACCAAGGGCCCGCCTGGAGCCAAGGTGCTGGACCATGCGGCTTTCCAGAAATTGCTCAGCAACGAGCTGAGCCATCAGCTCAAGGTGAGACCCGGGTACTCGCACCCCAAGGCGCCGGCAATTGCCAGTTGCTCACTGCTGGCAAAGGGGGCTCTGGCGGTGCCCCTCAATCGcgaccctcagccccctgctgccccagctctgccggggccTCTCAAACCCGACCTGTAGCCCCCtgctgctagcccagccctgggatctcccccacacccagctctgccggtgcccctcagtcccgacctgcagcccctgctagcccagccctgggctccccctttcCTGCCACCAGCTCCGATGATGCCCCTTAATTCTTAATTCACCCCTCCTTTATCCACTTCTGCCTCTAGCTTGTAGCTCAgcgacacacagacacacagacacacacacatccccatgTAGCAGGTGTGATTCCCTCCAGCCGGGGGCATCCCTCGTCCGCTGCCCCACCAGTCGCAGCCTTCACTGGCCAGCTGCTTCCCCCACTGAGGCTTTGCCTTGTCTCCCTGGTGTTTCAGGAAGCCCAGAGCACAGAGGCAGGGAAGGACCTGTTGAAGAAGATGGATACAGACAACAACCAGCTCATCTCCTTCGAGGAATACTGGGAGCTGGTCACCTTAATCTGCCAAGCCATCGAGCGTTACAATTACAGCAAATAGAGACTGTTGAGCAGAAGCcagtggggaaaccgaggcaggctCCTAACTAGGCAACTCCCTCAAATCCTTCACCTACAGAAGTTAAAGCAaacctgtccccctccccctcctctaaACCCAGTTGCCCTAAAACTCACCAGCTCGCTCGGAGACTGGAATCTGTCTGCCTACCCCTCCTCCCGCTGCCGGGATCCCCATTccggcctgcaccccccacagctcccaccgcCAGGATCTCCACCCCgccctgtgctccccacatctccccctctcccaccaccgatatccccaccccgccctgtgctccccacatctCCCGCCTCTCCCACTGCCGggatccccaccccgccctgtgctccccacatctCCCGCCTCTCCCAATGccgggatccccaccccaccctgtgctccccacatctcccccttctcccactgccgggatccccaccctgccctgtgctccccacatctCACGCCTCTCCCACTGCCCggatccccaccccgccctgtgctccccacatctCCCGCCTCTCCTACAGCCGggatccccaccccgccctgggctccccacatctcccccctctcccactgctgggatccccaccccgccctgtgctccccacatctCCCGCCTCTCCCActgcctggatccccaccccgccctgtgctccccacatctCCCGCCTCTCCCACTGccgggatccccaccccaccctgtgctccccacatctCCCGCCTCTCCCACTGCCCAGATCCCCACGCCgccctgtgctccccacatctcccgcctctcccactgcccggatccccaccccgccccgtgCTCCCCACATCTCCCGCCTCTCCCACTGccgggatccccacccccccccccgtgctccccacatctcccgcctctcccactgcccggatccccaccccaccctgtgctcCCCACATGTCCCGCCTCTCCCACTGccgggatccccaccccaccctgtgctccccacatctcccccctctcccactgccgggatccccaccctgccctgtgctccccacatctcccgcctctcccactgcccggatccccaccccaccctgtgctccccacatctcctgcctctcccactgccgggatccccaccccaccctgtgctccccacatctcccgcctctcccactgcccagatccccaccccaccctgtgctccccacatctcccgcctctcccactgcccagatccccaccccaccctgtgctccccacatctcccacctctcccactgccgggatccccaccccgccctgtgctccccacatctcccgcctctcccactgcccagatccccaccccaccctgtgctccccacatctcccccctctcccactgccgggatccccaccctgccctgtgctccccacatctcccgcctctcccactgcccggatccccaccccaccctgtgctccccacatctcccgcctctcccactgcccagatccccaccccaccctgtgctccccacatctcccacctctcccactgcccagatccccaccccgccctgtgctccccacatctCCCGCCTCTCCCACTGCCGggatccccaccccgccctgtgctccccacatctcccccctctcccactgctgggatccccaccccgccctgtgctccccacatctCCCACCTCTCCCAGTGCCGggatccccaccccgccctgtgctccccacatctCCCGCCTCTCCCACTGCCGggatccccaccccgccctgtgctccccacatctcccccctctcctgctcctgGGATCCCTCCTGGCCTGCACTCCCCACACCATCTGCCTTGCCCACTGTAACTTGGTCATGTTGCTTGAATAAAGAAACCAGTTTGTCTCTTTTCATACTGCAGTCACATGGGGCTCGGTATTGCGCTGAGTCGGCAGAAGGCAGTGGGCGTGCTGGAGGGAATCAGACCTGCcgtgtggggtgaggggggtgccCCCCACTGGAGGGAATCAGACctgctttctgtgtgtgtgtgtggtgcccCCTACTGGAGGGACTcagagttggggggcgggggtgtgagcgacaatctagcccaggggtgggcaaactgtttggctcgagggccacataTGTGAATAGAAATTGTAATggggggccatgaatgctcatgaattggggttggagtgcggggcagggggggagggctctggttgggggtgcgggctcctcggtggggccagaaatgaggagttcagggtgcgggagggggctccgggcggggatgcaggctctggggaggggctggggataaggtgtttggggtgcaggagggtgctccaggctgggatcgaggggttcggagggcaggagggggatcagggctggggcagggggttgggggggtggggagagactcaagggtgcaggctcccagcggcacttacctcaagcggttcctggaagcagcagcctgtcccttctccggctccgaCACTCAGGCACcccccatgcagctcccattggcgtgCTGGAGGGGGTCATGGGGGGGGCCCTGGGAGCACATAGTAGCAGGAGCGGTGCCCTCCTGTGGCTTCTGGGAGTCGTGTGGTGcggccccaaccctgcaccccggcccgtagtttgcccatccctgctttaTGGGGGGGGGTTTCCAGCTCAATTGACACAGATATTACCTAGCATTGGTCCCTGGGGGACGCCACTAGAAACGACCCCATTAGATGACAATTCCCAGCAAAAATTCCTTTGGGGCATCTATCAGCAAGCCAGTTTTTAAGGCAGTGGATGTGGGCTGCCTTGGTTTTTGCCTAGGGCTAATTCTCGAGGCAGGCTGGCGTGCAGggctaagtcaaatgccttccaTATGGGATGTCAGCTTTCCTTTGAGTGTACGATGTTGACAGAGTAATCCTTATTTACCTAACTGGGGAGCTCATAAAAAAACAATACTGAGTTTGTCTGACACGACCTGTTTGCCAAGAAACCAGGCTGATGGGAAACTAACACAAGGTGCCCGGGTCTCTTTGTTCATTTCGCCTTAGGCCATGTGGGGATGTCTTGCTCCGTGTTGCAACATATGACAGATTCCAGGCCAAATTCCCTGCTGGTGGCGAACGGCCCTTGATTCAACGGCGTTCCAGCCACTTGCCCGAAGGCTTCACTTGGCCCTGACTTCCTAGGAAGAGACGTTCCCACTTCTGTATCTCAGATACAGGTCAAGAGTGCACAGaggcagccctccctgggctagATCCCCAGCCGGTGTCAATCGGACCTCGCTCTGTTGGGGCCCATGGAGCCAGAGCCCCAAATGGTGCAAGTCAGCGCTGGATTC is part of the Eretmochelys imbricata isolate rEreImb1 chromosome 14, rEreImb1.hap1, whole genome shotgun sequence genome and encodes:
- the LOC144274226 gene encoding protein S100-A16-like, with product MRARCKATLTDCPGAGPDREKRERRGGLSSCGGGRKPAEMAGKDSELEKGLHAIVDTFYKYTKGPPGAKVLDHAAFQKLLSNELSHQLKEAQSTEAGKDLLKKMDTDNNQLISFEEYWELVTLICQAIERYNYSK